CGAGTCGGAGGAGCAGCGCTACATGCTGCCAGTTACGAGGGGTGGCGGAGCACAAGGATCCGTAGAAGATACAAGCGTTGTGGTGCTGTCGGGAAATGCCCTTTGGCGTTGCGCTGTGTGCCACAAGGTGAAGGACCTGAAGGGCCCCCACTTAGACGGCAAGGCGAGTGTGCGCTCGGACTGCTGGCCGTGCGGCAAGAAAACAACCTTTGTACAAGAGGACAGTGGCGATGGCTCACTGGTAGGCGCCGACCGTCGAGCCAGCCGTCTCGCGgaagctgcaggcggcgaggGAGCGCCGGTTTTACGGGAGCTGCGCTCTACTGTATTCAAAACTCCCGTTGTACCGTCCGAGTCGGAGGAGCAGCGCTACATGCTGCCAGTTACGAGGGGTGGCGGAGCACAAGGATCCGTAGAAGATACAAGCGTTGTGGTGCTGTCGGGAAATGCCCTTTGGCGTTGCGCTGTGTGCCACAAGGTGAAGGACCTGAAGGGCCCCCACTTAGACGGCAAGGCGAGTGTGCGCTCGGACTGCTGGCCGTGCGGCAAGAAAACAACCTTTCTCCGCGATGCCAGCGCTATGTCTCGGCATGGTGCCGTTACGACACCAACTGCCTCCCAACCGCAGGCGCCTAACGGcgctgatgcagctgctCATGCACCTGACAGCCCAAGTGCCAGCGTGTTTGCAGCGTCTGCCGCCACATCATCGTCGCAAGTGCTTGTTTCTTCTCCCGGTGCCACTAACATGCCAGCGGGTACTGCGCCGTCCAAGAGCGCCTTTGGTGCCGNNNNNNNNNNNNNNNNNNNNNNNNNNNNNNNNNNNNNNNNNNNNNNNNNNNNNNNNNNNNNNNNNNNNNNNNNNNNNNNNNNNNNNNNNNNNNNNNNNNNNNNNNNNNNNNNNNNNNNNNNNNNNNNNNNNNNNNNNNNNNNNNNNNNNNNNNNNNNNNNNNNNNNNNNNNNNNNNNNNNNNNNNNNNNNNNNNNNNNNNNNNNNNNNNNNNNNNNNNNNNNNNNNNNNNNNNNNNNNNNNNNNNNNNNNNNNNNNNNNNNNNNNNNNNNNNNNNNNNNNNNNNNNNNNNNNNNNNNNNNNNNNNNNNNNNNNNNNNNNNNNNNNNNNNNNNNNNNNNNNNNNNNNNNNNNNNNNNNNNNNNNNNNNNNNNNNNNNNNNNNNNNNNNNNNNNNNNNNNNNNNNNNNNNNNNNNNNNNNNNNNNNNNNNNNNNNNNNNNNNNNNNNNNNNNNNNNNNNNNNNNNNNNNNNNNNNNNNNNNNNNNNNNNNNNNNNNNNNNNNNNNNNNNNNNNNNNNNNNNNNNNNNNNNNNNNNNNNNNNNNNNNNNNNNNNNNNNNNNNNNNNNNNNNNNNNNNNNNNNNNNNNNNNNNNNNNNNNNNNNNNNNNNNNNNNNNNNNNNNNNNNNNNNNNNNNNNNNNNNNNNNNNNNNNNNNNNNNNNNNNNNNNNNNNNNNNNNNNNNNNNNNNNNNNNNNNNNNNNNNNNNNNNNNNNNNNNNNNNNNNNNNNNNNNNNNNNNNNNNNNNNNNNNNNNNNNNNNNNNNNNNNNNNNNNNNNNNNNNNNNNNNNNNNNNNNNNNNNNNNNNNNNNNNNNNNNNNNNNNNNNNNNNNNNNNNNNNNNNNNNNNNNNNNNNNNNNNNNNNNNNNNNNNNNNNNNNNNNNNNNNNNNNNNNNNNNNNNNNNNNNNNNNNNNNNNNNNNNNNNNNNNNNNNNNNNNNNNNNNNNNNNNNNNNNNNNNNNNNNNNNNNNNNNNNNNNNNNNNNNNNNNNNNNNNNNNNNNNNNNNNNNNNNNNNNNNNNNNNNNNNNNNNNNNNNNNNNNNNNNNNNNNNNNNNNNNNNNNNNNNNNNNNNNNNNNNNNNNNNNNNNNNNNNNNNNNNNNNNNNNNNNNNNNNNNNNNNNNNNNNNNNNNNNNNNNNNNNNNNNNNNNNNNNNNNNNNNNNNNNNNNNNNNNNNNNNNNNNNNNNNNNNNNNNNNNNNNNNNNNNNNNNNNNNNNNNNNNNNNNNNNNNNNNNNNNNNNNNNNNNNNNNNNNNNNNNNNNNNNNNNNNNNNNNNNNNNNNNNNNNNNNNNNNNNNNNNNNNNNNNNNNNNNNNNNNNNNNNNNNNNNNNNNNNNNNNNNNNNNNNNNNNNNNNNNNNNNNNNNNNNNNNNNNNNNNNNNNNNNNNNNNNNNNNNNNNNNNNNNNNNNNNNNNNNNNNNNNNNNNNNNNNNNNNNNNNNNNNNNNNNNNNNNNNNNNNNNNNNNNNNNNNNNNNNNNNNNNNNNNNNNNNNNNNNNNNNNNNNNNNNNNNNNNNNNNNNNNNNNNNNNNNNNNNNNNNNNNNNNNNNNNNNNNNNNNNNNNNNNNNNNNNNNNNNNNNNNNNNNNNNNNNNNNNNNNNNNNNNNNNNNNNNNNNNNNNNNNNNNNNNNNNNNNNNNNNNNNNNNNNNNNNNNNNNNNNNNNNNNNNNNNNNNNNNNNNNNNNNNNNNNNNNNNNNNNNNNNNNNNNNNNNNNNNNNNNNNNNNNNNNNNNNNNNNNNNNNNNNNNNNNNNNNNNNNNNNNNNNNNNNNNNNNNNNNNNNNNNNNNNNNNNNNNNNNNNNNNNNNNNNNNNNNNNNNNNNNNNNNNNNNNNNNNNNNNNNNNNNNNNNNNNNNNNNNNNNNNNNNNNNNNNNNNNNNNNNNNNNNNNNNNNNNNNNNNNNNNNNNNNNNNNNNNNNNNNNNNNNNNNNNNNNNNNNNNNNNNNNNNNNNNNNNNNNNNNNNNNNNNNNNNNNNNNNNNNNNNNNNNNNNNNNNNNNNNNNNNNNNNNNNNNNNNNNNNNNNNNNNNNNNNNNNNNNNNNNNNNNNNNNNNNNNNNNNNNNNNNNNNNNNNNNNNNNNNNNNNNNNNNNNNNNNNNNNNNNNNNNNNNNNNNNNNNNNNNNNNNNNNNNNNNNNNNNNNNNNNNNNNNNNNNNNNNNNNNNNNNNNNNNNNNNNNNNNNNNNNNNNNNNNNNNNNNNNNNNNNNNNNNNNNNNNNNNNNNNNNNNNNNNNNNNNNNNNNNNNNNNNNNNNNNNNNNNNNNNNNNNNNNNNNNNNNNNNNNNNNNNNNNNNNNNNNNNNNNNNNNNNNNNNNNNNNNNNNNNNNNNNNNNNNNNNNNNNNNNNNNNNNNNNNNNNNNNNNNNNNNNNNNNNNNNNNNNNNNNNNNNNNNNNNNNNNNNNNNNNNNNNNNNNNNNNNNNNNNNNNNNNNNNNNNNNNNNNNNNNNNNNNNNNNNNNNNNNNNNNNNNNNNNNNNNNNNNNNNNNNNNNNNNNNNNNNNNNNNNNNNNNNNNNNNNNNNNNNNNNNNNNNNNNNNNNNNNNNNNNNNNNNNNNNNNNNNNNNNNNNNNNNNNNNNNNNNNNNNNNNNNNNNNNNNNNNNNNNNNNNNNNNNNNNNNNNNNNNNNNNNNNNNNNNNNNNNNNNNNNNNNNNNNNNNNNNNNNNNNNNNNNNNNNNNNNNNNNNNNNNNNNNNNNNNNNNNNNNNNNNNNNNNNNNNNNNNNNNNNNNNNNNNNNNNNNNNNNNNNNNNNNNNNNNNNNNNNNNNNNNNNNNNNNNNNNNNNNNNNNNNNNNNNNNNNNNNNNNNNNNNNNNNNNNNNNNNNNNNNNNNNNNNNNNNNNNNNNNNNNNNNNNNNNNNNNNNNNNNNNNNNNNNNNNNNNNNNNNNNNNNNNNNNNNNNNNNNNNNNNNNNNNNNNNNNNNNNNNNNNNNNNNNNNNNNNNNNNNNNNNNNNNNNNNNNNNNNNNNNNNNNNNNNNNNNNNNNNNNNNNNNNNNNNNNNNNNNNNNNNNNNNNNNNNNNNNNNNNNNNNNNNNNNNNNNNNNNNNNNNNNNNNNNNNNNNNNNNNNNNNNNNNNNNNNNNNNNNNNNNNNNNNNNNNNNNNNNNNNNNNNNNNNNNNNNNNNNNNNNNNNNNNNNNNNNNNNNNNNNNNNNNNNNNNNNNNNNNNNNNNNNNNNNNNNNNNNNNNNNNNNctaaccctaaccctaaccctaaccctaaccagtacaccgtcacgcccccGTCCTGTTGGAGAGGGTGTCGCTGTGAAATGAATGAAAAGAAACAACCTAAAATCAATAAGGTGCCGGGATTTCTCGTTTGGACAGCTGAGTTGTCGGCAGGCAGCAGAGCACGGGCGCGAAGAAGCTGGGCTGCAGCAGTTCCCTTCACTTTTCAGGTGATCTCGCAGGAGGTGGCGTTGGCACGCCTGTCCAACATGCTCACAGACACCCCAGCGGAGTTATCGAAAACGTTCGAAAAGTGGAGAGGTGGCTTGCAGCAAATACGCCATTTGAGAGCCTTTCAGGGAGAAACGctcggagcggcctgcgcgATGCACAGTTACGCAGGGCGTTGTCGTGTTGAGTCGCCTACAGACCGTGTACGTCAGCGTCACACACCACGGTCGTGGTGCGTGCAAGCAGTACTGCCTCAGCAAGGACCAAATCTAGAATAGGAAGACAGAACGCGGATGCACTGATTCTCCTGGTTTTGGGAAAGTGTAGCAGCAGCTTGGTCGAACGCtatggagaaggagaagccgAGTTGAGCAGCAGTAGATGTAAGACGAGGAAGTAGTACGGCCGTTTCTGCTGCggaaagcaaaagaaaagtCAGGGAGGAGATGAGggctgcagcagatgcacGGTTAAAGGCAGAAGAGTGATATAGTGcatcgaggcggcgcacaggcCGGAATCTGCGAGAACAGCTCCTGAGGAAGTGCAACAGGCGGATaaaagaaagaaagacaCAGTGCGccaggaaaaaaaaacacagaTGCTGAGGTGGATAATCTCCCTTCGTGTGAAGGCAGAGGGTCATGTTGGCGGTGGCTTCCTTTTTATCCTTCGTTTGCTTTCTTGCGAGAGCTTAGGATGCGACCTCTCAAATGGGGGGTTCTCGTGCAGGTGTGATATGTTCGCCTACATCATTCACGCTTGATTGGCCATTGCCGCGAGAAAGAAGATTGTGACAGGGAGGTGGTGTTACCTACTTCTTAGCGAACTTCTGTGCATGTTCCGCTAACTTCTTCTTCACCTGCGGGTTGCTGAAGAGGTTGTAGAAGCTGACCGTGTCCTGCGTTCGAAGTGCCGGAGTGCACAGCGGGGCAAGGATGTGGCGACGTGACATATCCTTGATCATCCAGTATggtgcgggggaggggagctccagcagcttctccatGAACTGCAGACACGGCACAACAGCCTCGTCGTGGTGCTCCACGACCTCGTCTACAAGTCCCACCTGCAAGGCCTCGTCGGCGGGCAGCAGTAAGCCCGTACAGAGCAGTTCCTCAGCTTTGCGAAATCCCACGACGTGCTCCATCGAGGCAGCCACGTAAGACGGCACAACAAAACCGTGCTTAGCAGCGGCAATGCCAATAGTCAAGTGGGCGGGCTTTGTAGGATGTCGCCTTGCCATGACGCGGTAGTCGCACGCGAGGGCAACGATGCAgccggctgccgcagcatgCCCGTTAATGGCGCTCACCAGTGGTaccggcagcgcgtgcaaAGTAGTGAAGAGCTTCTGGAACTGGCTCCAGTAGTGCGCAAATCGATCCTGCGAGAGGTTCGTATTGAGTTCGTTGAGGTCAAGTCCGGCGCTGAAGACACCGGGGTTCTTGGATGTGAGGATAATACCGCTGCACCTGGACTTGTCTGGGTCGCACAGGTCGCTAAGCTTGTTCAGGAACGCTGAAATGAACTTGGGCGTCAGAACGTTGGCGCGCCCGCTGTTCATCTCGAGAAGCACCACGTTGTCAATTGGCGACTCACGCACAATGATGAGATCGCTGGTATCTGGCACGCTTGCTACCGTCGAGCATGCACGcgacctcggcggcggcgcgcagcaggaaGCACGAAAACACCTCATGCTCGTTTAGTGAAACCCGGCAACGGCACACCGCAGGCAAGTTCTGCGAGCAAAggggaggcgaagcgcaCAGAGTGGACAGAGAGTGGGGAGGAGACGAGAAGGGAAGACATCGGATGATCTCCATGTGAAGGTGTAGGAAAGACAAGACAACGTTGGCGTCGGTATGAGAGCTCAGGATGCGGACAAATGTTCCCACGTGCAACTCATAGTTTTGCAACAGTCTTGATTCAGCAGTGTGTTACGACTTTTTCCTTtgtgggaggagagggagctTGAGGCTGCCTTGTTCGTAACGCAATGTGCAGGCGTGGAACTGTGAGGAAAAATGATTCCACAGACGCACGTGTACTATCCACGGCGCATACGGGAGTACAACTGGTGTCAGAGCGGCCTCACgctgtctgcgcgtgcggtgtggcgcgcacacaacggAAGAAGAACGAGTCCAGAACAGCTGCCGCCCCGTCAGTGCACCCACAGCGGATGCCGAAACTTCGCAAAGTCGCCGCTGAAGCTCACGGTACTACGGATGTAGTAGGTACGGACCCCTCGGCGCCACGGTACTGATAAGTTCGGCCGAGATCCACGCGATGCATTTCAGTCGTGGAAGGGGAGCAGCATGTATTGCGCGCCGTGACGTTGAGGGTATCAAGCACTGAAGATGCAGCGCGCTCGTGCTCCTGTGCTCCTTCGCCAGCCCTTCACTGTGGACAGCGGTGCACATGCATCGTGGTGTAGTCCGTGCTGTAGAGCTGTCGGGCACTAAGGCGACACATTCCGATACACCGGGCGCAAAACCCCGCAGTACTTCCGTGTGACGGGCGTCGGACGCAGGGGTGTTGTGAACGGAAGCCCACACACTAGGCGCCTTGATTGCGGCAAAGCCGCGATACAGAGTCCCATGGTGAGAGCTCAGCGGCCCAGAGCAGGGGAAGCATGCTCCATACATCTTTTAGCGCCGTGTGGCAGctgtcccccctcccttctcgtCAGCCCATGAGGCACACCGCCGGGTTGCGGAGCTCTGCTGGCGTGACCAGCTAGTGTACGTGATGGCTGCTCCGAGAGGCGTTATCGGGGTGGATGGTGGTCGGCGGCTTTAGACCTGTGACGCGCCACCTGGACTTGGCGGCACACGATAGCACCTGGTGAACGCAGAGGCTCGTCGGCAGTCGGAGCATTTTCGCTAGTGAGATGTGGGGTACCATAACACCGATGCAGTAGGTTCTCAAGAGCGCAGAGGGCAGCTGTTAGCGCATAGGTTGCCACACATCAAAGAAGATGCTACCCGGATACACCAAGAAGCTGTCCTTGCGGAACTACTGCAGCGGTTGACTGGGCAAGGCAGAGCGCACGTTGCGTGCATCATGCTCAAAGCCTGTCTGCACAACCACTCGAGGCACTTTGTCCTCGTTGGCTAAGCTGTCCGCATCGGAGTAGGTGAAGTGGTGGCATGAAAATCAAGCGGCCGATAACGTGCCACGCTGTCGGTTTCTCAGCTGGCCTGGTGCGCAAGGTCGACTGCGAGGATACGCTAGCAGGCTTGACCAGGGTAAAGAAGGAAAGGGTTGGAGGGCCACGGCCGTGAAGAAGCGAGGTCACGCACCGGATCATCATGGGCGCACAGCACATAACATCTAGTGCTACAACTTCGCTCTTGATGGAGCCCTGGTGTGGAGATGGGTGGCCTGTAAAGATGGGCGGTGCCGCCAAAAATAAACGAGGAAGAGTTTCGACTCGGTGGAGTAGCCCAGAGGATACGCCCTGTCGTCCCCTTTTCCCCTGCCTCCGCGACGCTCATACAGCTGAAACACTTCTTTGCATCTTGACCGATAGACCGCATATTCCCTCAACACCTCTGTCACATTCCACTCCTTCTTCTTGCTCCGCTGCAAGACGCTCTTCGTTTACAACCCTCCACTGATTTATCTATGCGAGAGAACCAAGGCGGATAGGAAAATgaatgaaaaaaaaacacaacaGCAATAGGCCCTGTCACGCTCATGCGCACAGTTAACGCAGAAATGCTAGAGGCATGGCACCACCTTTCCCAGCAGTCTCACCTCTGCCTACCCGAGCGGCTCCTGCTTCGTCACCAATAGGCGCACTTGTGGGGCTATGTGAATGCGCTACGTATCAGCGCCCCTACGCAGTAGTGCACAGGCACATCGTATGAGTAACGAGGAAAGCTTGACCAATACCACGTCGGCGCTTTCATTCAcccatgcacgcacacaca
The nucleotide sequence above comes from Leishmania donovani BPK282A1 complete genome, chromosome 29. Encoded proteins:
- a CDS encoding 3,2-trans-enoyl-CoA isomerase, mitochondrial precursor-like protein; its protein translation is MRCFRASCCAPPPRSRACSTVASVPDTSDLIIVRESPIDNVVLLEMNSGRANVLTPKFISAFLNKLSDLCDPDKSRCSGIILTSKNPGVFSAGLDLNELNTNLSQDRFAHYWSQFQKLFTTLHALPVPLVSAINGHAAAAGCIVALACDYRVMARRHPTKPAHLTIGIAAAKHGFVVPSYVAASMEHVVGFRKAEELLCTGLLLPADEALQVGLVDEVVEHHDEAVVPCLQFMEKLLELPSPAPYWMIKDMSRRHILAPLCTPALRTQDTVSFYNLFSNPQVKKKLAEHAQKFAKK